The Candidatus Gracilibacteria bacterium genome window below encodes:
- the yjjX gene encoding inosine/xanthosine triphosphatase, which translates to MRIVVGTKNAGKITSVREGIEEYPILMGAELVSCDVDSGVLAQPIGLKMIVSGARNRALAAYTSGKYDLAFGIESGIFEVPYTKSGYMDTTCCAIYDGINYHIGFASCFEYPKKMIEKVLGENKEICDIALEMGFAEHREFREGLGMIGTLTKGRVTRIDYTYQAVQMALIHLDNPEHYCT; encoded by the coding sequence ATGCGCATTGTTGTAGGGACTAAAAATGCTTGAAAAATAACATCCGTAAGAGAGGGGATTGAAGAATATCCGATTCTGATGGGTGCAGAACTAGTCTCTTGTGATGTGGATTCTGGGGTTTTAGCTCAGCCAATAGGACTCAAAATGATAGTTTCTGGAGCAAGAAATAGGGCGCTTGCAGCGTATACATCAGGAAAATATGATCTTGCTTTTGGTATAGAATCAGGCATATTCGAAGTTCCATATACAAAATCAGGTTATATGGATACAACATGTTGTGCTATTTATGATTGAATCAATTATCATATTGGTTTTGCATCATGTTTTGAATATCCGAAGAAAATGATAGAGAAAGTGCTGTGAGAGAATAAAGAAATTTGTGATATTGCTCTCGAGATGGGATTTGCTGAGCATCGAGAATTTCGTGAATGATTAGGTATGATTGGTACACTGACAAAAGGTCGTGTAACACGTATAGATTATACATATCAAGCAGTACAAATGGCCCTCATCCATCTTGATAACCCAGAGCATTATTGCACATAA
- the lepB gene encoding signal peptidase I, translating into MNILKKILFSFEGKIGRADFIYGIIYGYLLTCVSLDALMQPFSNWKLIGGTTDIGFAVQYILSIIGIILALWILSSVIIKRSRTLGYDTGMGLMALIFPPLILLGLKKDTETFLYNGGMSIADRCFFYGVIGLTILSIWTIYQIDFNYKIFLSVLGCILIVLVLIFDWDRNPFHIYPKQKYIGTDSVLDLLFVIALVLFIRLYIISPFQIIGPSMEKTFHGGNVHKNANGQYGDGEFILVDKMSYRITKPKRGDVVVFSPRIGPTKKYLIKRVIGLPGDTVKIADKFVFIATKKRPDLFVKIDESAYLGENYGNTCIYLGCAGDDPVTFHVPEGHYFLMGDNRPASLDSRHCFENCEEYGSDIRYIPAPSISGRVGYALGHFDMFERILPSPKWGTMKQVIPWRGKNILNTHTYPELDS; encoded by the coding sequence ATGAATATTCTTAAAAAAATACTTTTTTCTTTTGAAGGGAAAATTGGGCGAGCCGACTTTATCTACTGAATCATCTATGGGTATCTCTTGACATGTGTCTCATTAGATGCCTTGATGCAACCATTTTCAAACTGGAAACTCATAGGCGGAACAACAGATATATGATTTGCTGTTCAGTATATTCTCTCCATAATTGGTATTATACTGGCTCTCTGGATACTCTCTTCAGTTATTATCAAGAGATCTCGCACACTAGGATATGATACTGGTATGGGGCTCATGGCTCTCATATTTCCCCCGCTCATCTTGTTGGGCCTCAAAAAAGATACAGAAACATTTCTCTACAATGGTGGGATGTCAATAGCTGACCGATGTTTTTTTTATGGTGTTATCTGACTTACAATACTTTCAATTTGGACTATCTATCAAATAGATTTTAACTATAAAATATTTCTCAGCGTACTCGGATGTATATTGATAGTCTTGGTTCTTATTTTTGATTGGGATAGAAATCCGTTTCATATTTATCCAAAACAAAAATATATTGGAACAGACTCTGTGCTTGATTTGCTTTTTGTTATAGCACTAGTCCTCTTTATTCGTCTGTATATCATTTCCCCATTTCAGATTATTGGTCCATCAATGGAAAAAACATTTCATGGTGGGAATGTCCATAAAAATGCAAATGGACAATATGGAGATGGTGAGTTTATCCTCGTCGATAAGATGTCGTATCGGATTACGAAACCAAAACGTGGTGATGTGGTAGTATTTTCTCCACGAATAGGTCCCACAAAAAAATATCTCATCAAACGAGTTATTGGTCTCCCAGGAGACACTGTAAAAATAGCTGATAAATTTGTGTTTATCGCAACAAAAAAACGCCCTGATTTGTTTGTCAAAATCGATGAATCAGCCTATCTGGGAGAAAATTATGGGAATACGTGTATTTATCTTGGTTGTGCCTGAGATGACCCAGTGACATTTCATGTACCAGAAGGACATTACTTCCTGATGGGAGACAATAGGCCCGCATCGCTGGATTCTCGACACTGTTTTGAAAACTGTGAGGAATATGGAAGTGACATCAGATATATACCCGCACCATCTATTTCATGACGTGTTGGATATGCGCTTGGGCATTTTGATATGTTTGAGAGGATACTTCCTTCGCCGAAGTGGGGTACGATGAAACAAGTCATTCCCTGGAGAGGGAAAAATATTCTCAATACGCACACATATCCAGAGCTTGATTCATAA
- the lepB gene encoding signal peptidase I — protein sequence MKRFFFFLTSCLLIIGILYCVLFIRPYRVLGDSMAPMLQNNTLILLDTLQARIGTIQRGNIIVYIHEDRTPKIKRVLGIEKEVLVIRDGGIYLNEKKISEPYLNQNIRTCVPGSCTDLSPKIFTVPKNAYFILGDNRENSRDSRGCTDAISCDTQNTYYVSREDLIGKYLFQLPSF from the coding sequence ATGAAACGATTTTTTTTCTTCCTGACATCGTGTCTTCTCATAATAGGTATCCTCTATTGCGTCTTATTTATAAGACCCTATCGTGTTTTAGGGGACTCCATGGCTCCCATGTTACAAAATAACACTCTTATTCTCCTCGATACCTTGCAAGCGCGTATTGGCACTATTCAAAGAGGGAATATCATCGTCTATATACATGAAGATAGAACTCCAAAGATAAAACGTGTCCTGGGGATAGAAAAAGAAGTACTTGTCATCAGAGATGGGGGGATCTATCTCAATGAGAAAAAAATCTCAGAACCCTATCTCAACCAAAATATACGTACCTGTGTACCGGGAAGTTGCACAGATTTGAGCCCAAAGATATTTACAGTTCCAAAGAATGCCTATTTTATACTCGGTGATAATCGAGAAAATTCTCGCGATTCACGATGATGTACAGATGCTATCTCCTGTGATACACAAAATACTTATTATGTCTCTCGGGAAGATCTCATAGGAAAATATCTCTTTCAACTCCCCTCTTTTTAA
- the nrdR gene encoding transcriptional regulator NrdR, with product MLCPKCKNLETRVIDSRISEDGLSIRRRRECEKCTARFTTFERMEFVSFFVTKTSGRKELYDRSKLETSILKACNKRDIPREKIESMINVLEIEWAENKTGVTSKRVGKDVLHKLKDIDEVACLRFASVYNHFDSHQDFVKFIIEEFEEGSPS from the coding sequence ATGCTCTGCCCTAAATGTAAAAATCTCGAAACTCGCGTGATAGACTCACGTATATCAGAAGATGGTCTCTCTATCCGACGTCGACGTGAGTGTGAAAAATGCACAGCTCGTTTTACGACGTTTGAACGAATGGAATTTGTCAGTTTTTTTGTTACCAAGACGAGTGGTAGAAAAGAGCTCTATGATAGATCAAAGCTAGAAACGAGTATATTGAAGGCCTGTAATAAAAGAGATATTCCTCGGGAAAAGATCGAATCAATGATCAATGTCCTGGAAATAGAGTGGGCTGAGAACAAGACGGGAGTTACGAGTAAGCGAGTAGGCAAAGATGTCCTCCATAAGCTCAAGGATATCGATGAAGTCGCTTGTCTCCGATTTGCTTCTGTTTACAACCATTTTGATAGTCATCAGGACTTCGTAAAATTTATTATCGAAGAATTCGAAGAATGATCACCGTCGTAG
- the truB gene encoding tRNA pseudouridine(55) synthase TruB: MLYLIRKPLGITSNLVVKILKRVINVPKIGFAGTLDPLASGLMIVGTDGSPRLFPMIEHFQKTYQTTIRLDGTTESYDLEKPVIEVPVDKKTLQNITLESIQNIVKKHFLGDILQSPPLYSAIWIDGTRSYERMRKGETDLKLEAKPRTIHEFKILSYEWPRIECEITVSHGTYIRSIARDIGKILGTGGYLEKLERISLGHVLLEKSREWIQHNDIFYVPLSHKELFLDIPVIDLTIEERTHLRTGSTPIPYKGKDGKYFVQYDEITYGLLEAKNGMIFPVKNCV, from the coding sequence ATGCTCTATCTCATCCGAAAACCTCTCTGAATCACTAGCAATCTCGTTGTCAAAATCCTCAAACGAGTTATCAATGTGCCGAAAATTGGTTTTGCGGGAACGCTTGATCCTCTGGCAAGTGGGCTGATGATCGTGGGGACAGATGGGTCTCCTCGTCTCTTTCCGATGATTGAGCACTTCCAAAAAACGTATCAAACTACGATTCGTCTCGATGGAACAACCGAATCCTATGATCTCGAAAAACCAGTTATAGAAGTTCCTGTAGATAAAAAAACTCTTCAAAATATTACTCTTGAGAGCATTCAAAATATTGTAAAAAAGCATTTCTTATGAGATATCCTCCAATCCCCTCCCCTCTATAGCGCCATCTGGATAGATGGAACACGCTCGTATGAGAGAATGCGAAAAGGAGAAACGGATTTAAAATTGGAAGCGAAACCACGCACAATTCATGAGTTTAAAATTCTCTCCTACGAGTGGCCAAGAATTGAATGCGAGATAACCGTCTCTCACGGTACTTATATTCGCTCTATTGCTCGAGACATAGGGAAAATCCTCGGAACAGGGGGTTACCTCGAAAAACTCGAACGAATTTCGCTCTGACATGTCTTACTAGAGAAATCTCGGGAATGGATACAGCACAATGATATATTTTATGTCCCCCTTTCACACAAAGAACTCTTTCTAGATATCCCTGTTATAGATCTTACCATCGAAGAACGAACCCATCTCAGGACAGGAAGTACCCCAATTCCTTATAAGGGGAAAGATGGCAAGTACTTTGTACAATACGACGAAATAACCTATGGACTTCTCGAGGCAAAAAACGGGATGATATTTCCAGTAAAAAATTGTGTTTAA
- a CDS encoding ATP-dependent DNA helicase, whose protein sequence is MTPFELAYSRLNAAQKQAVDTIYGPVAVIAGPGTGKTQLLTLRIANILKQTDSSPRNILALTYTEAGSFAMRDRLKSFIGSDALRVNISTFHGFCKGLIDEEYPELFARSRGMKMLEELDARRLVGKLLIEGPWEHLKPRHDPELYMLDVIKIVGQLKREGVSPESFRVKLDEAIADLPNNEDLHYKKDTKWGKKGERKAEYAEAEKRLFRQRELSYIYRQYEDALLTEGWYDYDDMIMMVRDQIISNAHFATLLREQYQYIMVDEFQDTNGLQASIVDGIMDEQEQPNILVVGDDEQSIYRFQGAVMENVLNFCNKYRSQDLKIITLVENYRSTQTILDSSRAVIRENTQSLERALELDKSLQARADISEEPIFLIKAPDPAIEIATLIHDIKTKHAAGIPWSEIAIIYRKNANPVHLIEVMRREGVPFHKQKGENLLHHPEAQKLMKTLMLIGNMHRNDLFWEVMLFDFWGMDLGHLLRLQNKAKSQDHHLRNSLFEAFLADNDMFITAVVRKLISFEKLSANKTLVQFFEEFLEISGYRSFALAQEDRIERLSVLNSFFDEIKNIAYLHPEYSISDFITYMEDLDHYGLSPMTQPIRTQSDAVELMTAHGSKGLEFEAVYIFNATSGNWESSRDPSKLSVTISLFEKELLTKEEKKDLKLEEERRLWYVAMTRAKRYLTICATDNDDMRSKPSTFAAEIPEEQTTLLPLVDNIETISVMTTAPVPSIDWLAATRAELEQRAKKYTLSVTGLNTWLASPRQFMEKYLIRQPAGKMPSASFGTAVHAGLSFIGEYVNEHGTLPGSELWHEAVGKVLFHEILTQREQDEFLILTVKTLEEYLAKTDCPLLEKARVEEKFGWKKVIVEGMQITGILDRVEYLPDNNAQVIDFKTGKAKKSAEQLADYERQLYFYKLLWDGIGESRTLVRGALDFVEDAPGATVNRLYFDYIPEKLDLLKSQIKAFRESLETLNFPEENMFFHLGEKKENN, encoded by the coding sequence ATGACCCCATTTGAACTCGCCTATTCCCGTCTTAATGCTGCACAAAAACAAGCAGTCGATACGATTTACTGACCTGTCGCTGTTATCGCATGACCTGGTACCGGTAAGACCCAGCTTTTGACGCTCCGAATAGCCAATATCCTCAAACAAACGGATTCCTCGCCGAGAAATATCCTCGCTCTCACGTATACCGAAGCGGGTTCTTTTGCGATGCGAGATCGTCTCAAGAGCTTTATCTGAAGTGATGCGCTCCGGGTGAATATTTCAACGTTTCATGGATTTTGTAAATGACTTATTGATGAAGAATATCCTGAGCTTTTTGCTCGTTCTCGCGGGATGAAAATGCTCGAAGAACTGGACGCTCGTCGACTGGTTGGTAAACTCCTGATTGAATGACCATGGGAACACCTCAAGCCACGCCATGATCCTGAGCTCTATATGCTCGATGTGATAAAAATAGTAGGGCAACTCAAGCGCGAATGAGTCTCTCCAGAATCATTTCGTGTGAAACTGGATGAAGCGATTGCAGATCTCCCAAATAATGAAGATCTTCACTACAAAAAAGATACCAAATGGTGAAAGAAAGGTGAGAGAAAAGCCGAATATGCTGAAGCCGAGAAACGACTCTTCCGACAAAGAGAACTCTCCTACATCTATCGTCAGTATGAAGATGCTCTCCTCACAGAGGGCTGGTATGACTATGATGATATGATCATGATGGTGCGTGACCAGATAATCTCCAACGCTCATTTTGCGACACTCCTCCGAGAACAGTACCAGTATATCATGGTCGATGAATTCCAGGATACCAATGGGCTTCAGGCCAGCATCGTCGATGGTATTATGGATGAGCAAGAACAACCCAACATCCTCGTCGTAGGTGATGATGAACAATCTATCTACCGATTCCAAGGAGCTGTGATGGAAAATGTCCTCAATTTCTGTAATAAATACCGCTCTCAAGACCTCAAAATCATTACTCTTGTCGAAAACTATCGCTCAACTCAGACGATTCTGGATAGCTCTCGTGCAGTTATCCGAGAGAATACTCAATCCCTCGAACGCGCACTGGAACTTGATAAATCCCTCCAAGCAAGAGCCGATATTAGTGAAGAGCCGATTTTTCTCATAAAGGCACCAGATCCAGCGATTGAAATAGCGACATTGATTCACGATATCAAAACCAAGCACGCTGCAGGCATACCCTGGTCTGAGATAGCGATTATTTACCGAAAGAATGCCAATCCTGTCCATCTCATCGAAGTGATGCGCCGAGAGGGTGTCCCCTTTCACAAGCAAAAAGGTGAAAATCTTCTTCACCATCCCGAAGCGCAGAAATTGATGAAGACGCTCATGCTTATCGGGAATATGCATCGCAATGATCTTTTCTGGGAAGTGATGCTGTTTGATTTTTGGTGAATGGATCTCGGACATCTCTTGCGACTTCAGAATAAAGCAAAATCTCAGGATCATCATCTCAGAAACTCGCTCTTTGAAGCATTTCTCGCAGATAATGATATGTTTATCACCGCTGTCGTACGAAAACTTATCAGCTTTGAAAAGCTCTCGGCAAACAAGACACTCGTACAATTTTTCGAAGAATTCCTTGAAATATCTGGATACCGAAGTTTTGCTCTTGCCCAAGAAGATCGTATCGAGCGACTCTCAGTCTTGAATAGCTTTTTTGATGAGATAAAAAATATTGCCTACCTTCATCCTGAGTACAGCATCAGCGACTTTATCACCTATATGGAAGACCTCGACCACTATGGTCTCTCCCCTATGACACAGCCCATCCGCACACAGAGCGATGCTGTCGAGCTGATGACTGCCCACGGAAGTAAAGGGTTAGAATTTGAAGCGGTGTATATCTTTAATGCGACCAGTGGAAACTGGGAGTCCTCTCGTGATCCATCCAAACTCTCGGTCACTATTTCTCTCTTTGAAAAAGAACTCCTGACCAAGGAAGAAAAGAAAGACCTGAAGCTCGAAGAAGAACGCCGACTCTGGTATGTCGCGATGACGCGTGCCAAGCGCTACCTCACTATCTGTGCGACCGATAACGATGATATGAGAAGTAAACCCTCAACCTTTGCTGCTGAAATACCAGAAGAGCAAACCACTCTCCTTCCTCTCGTCGACAATATCGAGACCATCAGTGTGATGACGACGGCGCCAGTGCCATCGATTGATTGGCTGGCAGCGACACGAGCTGAGCTGGAGCAACGAGCGAAGAAATACACCCTCTCCGTCACAGGGCTCAACACCTGGCTCGCCTCTCCTCGGCAGTTTATGGAGAAATATCTGATTCGTCAGCCAGCGGGTAAGATGCCAAGTGCGTCCTTTGGTACAGCCGTCCATGCAGGACTCTCATTTATTGGTGAATATGTCAATGAGCATGGCACACTCCCTGGGTCTGAGCTCTGGCATGAAGCGGTGTGAAAGGTGTTGTTCCATGAAATACTTACCCAAAGAGAACAGGATGAGTTCCTTATTTTGACGGTTAAAACTCTCGAAGAATACCTCGCAAAAACTGACTGCCCTCTCCTAGAAAAAGCACGAGTGGAAGAAAAATTTGGCTGGAAAAAAGTCATCGTCGAAGGGATGCAAATCACGGGTATCCTCGACCGAGTGGAGTATCTGCCAGACAACAATGCTCAAGTCATAGACTTCAAAACGGGCAAAGCAAAAAAATCTGCTGAACAACTCGCAGACTATGAGCGACAACTCTATTTTTATAAGCTCCTCTGGGACGGAATCGGCGAATCTCGCACACTCGTACGAGGCGCTCTGGACTTCGTAGAAGATGCCCCATGAGCGACCGTGAATCGTCTCTATTTCGACTATATACCAGAAAAACTCGACCTCCTCAAATCTCAAATCAAGGCCTTTCGTGAATCACTCGAAACGCTGAATTTTCCAGAGGAAAATATGTTTTTCCATCTCGGTGAAAAAAAAGAGAACAATTAA
- a CDS encoding DNA polymerase, translating to MRDFRLENALFWPHIRNTSYEAFFEQMTEQKLPSGADVATQAASMQLIERETMEHPILDLECQMAQVLAMMEVRGVFIDVTILSKLEEELTQTIQKIEATVAEQTGETSVNLASPLQLQKLLFEILKIKPIRKTKTGWSVDEETLAILAEENEICQQILVHRHASKLLGTYVRGLTKHINPETYRIHTTYDSLGASTGRMSSDSPNLQNIPAGDPWSDEIKSAFRPEDPDWSYVVADYSQIEIRILACLSGDPTMLDIFHNGRDLHLETARFILGKEEITSAERKLSKAVNFGVMYGITPFGLSKMIAKTQAECAAFIDGFFTLYPRTREYFDHIVSETKRIGYAETFFGRRRAIKGLSDNNSMAREQAKREAMNMPIQGTCADIIKYAMVKIEESFRAKKLEAQLIMSVHDEIVVECPDVEIEVVEDTMKNIMEHIVTWEIPMTVEVGSGKTWRSAK from the coding sequence ATGCGAGATTTCCGACTCGAAAATGCCCTCTTTTGGCCTCACATAAGAAATACCTCTTATGAGGCTTTTTTTGAACAAATGACAGAACAAAAACTCCCTTCTTGAGCTGATGTCGCGACACAAGCCGCTTCGATGCAGCTGATAGAGCGTGAGACGATGGAACATCCTATTCTCGACCTCGAATGTCAGATGGCACAAGTGCTGGCTATGATGGAGGTACGAGGAGTATTTATCGATGTCACGATACTGAGTAAGCTCGAAGAAGAGCTCACGCAAACCATTCAAAAAATAGAAGCTACGGTAGCGGAACAGACGTGAGAAACATCCGTGAATCTCGCCTCCCCTCTTCAGCTTCAGAAGCTTCTCTTCGAAATACTCAAGATAAAACCTATCAGAAAGACGAAAACATGATGGAGCGTCGACGAAGAAACGCTTGCCATACTTGCAGAAGAAAATGAGATATGCCAGCAAATCCTCGTCCACAGACATGCTAGCAAGCTCCTTGGCACCTATGTGAGAGGACTGACCAAACATATCAATCCTGAGACGTATAGGATCCATACCACGTATGATTCACTCGGAGCTTCGACGGGTCGTATGTCGAGCGATAGTCCAAATCTCCAAAATATACCCGCATGAGACCCGTGGAGTGATGAGATAAAGAGCGCTTTTCGTCCTGAAGATCCTGACTGGTCCTATGTCGTGGCTGACTATTCTCAGATTGAGATACGGATTCTCGCCTGCCTCTCTGGTGATCCGACGATGCTCGATATCTTTCATAATGGCAGAGACCTCCACTTAGAAACTGCACGATTTATCCTCGGCAAAGAAGAAATTACTTCAGCCGAACGCAAACTCTCAAAGGCAGTGAATTTTGGCGTGATGTATGGTATCACACCATTTGGACTTTCGAAGATGATTGCCAAGACTCAAGCAGAATGTGCGGCGTTTATCGATGGATTTTTTACACTCTATCCTCGCACTCGGGAATATTTCGACCATATCGTCTCGGAAACCAAACGCATCGGGTATGCAGAGACATTTTTTTGAAGAAGACGTGCGATAAAAGGACTCTCAGATAATAACTCTATGGCACGAGAACAGGCAAAGCGTGAGGCGATGAATATGCCGATACAGTGAACCTGTGCCGATATTATCAAATACGCGATGGTAAAAATCGAGGAAAGTTTTCGAGCAAAGAAACTCGAGGCACAACTCATCATGTCCGTGCACGATGAAATCGTGGTCGAATGTCCTGATGTAGAAATCGAAGTCGTCGAAGATACTATGAAAAATATCATGGAACATATCGTCACCTGGGAAATCCCGATGACCGTCGAGGTGGGCTCTGGCAAGACGTGGAGAAGCGCGAAGTAA
- a CDS encoding phosphoribosyltransferase, translating to MSALDRDPNGVLVSMKENCSYVDGIHVVYKASTHGRRYLDKDAHLKQPGVAKRVIELLSQGIIPGAVIIAPETSAETNLGQEVARLIGADCIPTKKVADKHTFNPEHLRGLHGRHPRILIDDILNNGATLEQIQEALGGFGLTIDQFRVMVDRNPEKSSQLGVPVSALATVQMDQWNESDVPDDLKQQSITTKLGKARNWILKDGNQPNGQFLLERLHKERFGFHLDDGMKVGGSEEESLILIPR from the coding sequence ATGTCAGCACTCGATAGGGATCCTAATGGTGTTCTAGTTTCCATGAAAGAAAACTGTTCTTATGTAGACGGGATTCACGTCGTCTATAAGGCCAGTACTCATGGCAGGCGATACCTCGACAAAGATGCTCATCTCAAGCAACCAGGAGTAGCAAAAAGAGTCATCGAATTGCTCTCACAGGGAATAATTCCTGGAGCAGTAATTATCGCTCCAGAAACAAGTGCTGAGACGAATCTTGGACAAGAAGTGGCACGTCTTATCGGGGCAGATTGTATACCAACAAAAAAAGTAGCAGACAAACATACTTTTAATCCAGAACACTTACGATGACTTCATGGACGGCATCCACGGATCCTGATAGATGACATCCTCAACAACTGAGCGACTCTGGAACAAATCCAAGAGGCATTATGAGGTTTTGGACTTACGATAGACCAATTCCGTGTCATGGTGGATAGGAATCCTGAAAAATCTTCACAACTTTGAGTCCCAGTTTCTGCCTTGGCAACTGTACAAATGGATCAATGGAACGAGAGTGATGTCCCAGATGATTTAAAACAACAGTCAATTACTACTAAATTAGGAAAAGCACGAAATTGGATATTAAAAGATGGCAATCAACCGAATGGACAATTTCTCCTAGAAAGACTTCATAAAGAGAGATTTGGATTCCACCTGGATGATGGTATGAAAGTAGGTGGCTCAGAAGAAGAGAGTCTCATACTTATACCGAGATAG
- the pyrF gene encoding orotidine-5'-phosphate decarboxylase — protein sequence MNFTDKLEQSIKEKDSLLCVGIDPDISKIEGGASKMVDFCKRFIDETVSYAAMFKPQFAYFAAYKGGEQHLLEIMEYLRKIGAITGLDVKRGDIDRTSAQYAEEVFGKFGADAVTLNPYMGQDVVIPFIERYPDKGLFLLGRTSNEHARDIQDLELKDGRKVYEEVVRMMSHEWNTNGQIGIVAGATFPEELANIRSIVGDRVNLLVPGIGTQGGSIANVVPAAQNSQGAGCVISSSSAVMFPKKPGETPAIVARATRDEINKYRRKAA from the coding sequence ATGAATTTTACAGATAAATTAGAGCAATCTATAAAAGAAAAAGATTCTCTTCTCTGTGTAGGTATAGATCCTGACATCTCAAAAATCGAAGGGGGAGCGAGTAAGATGGTGGATTTTTGTAAAAGATTTATCGATGAAACTGTATCGTATGCTGCTATGTTTAAGCCACAATTTGCATATTTTGCAGCATACAAGTGATGAGAACAACATTTATTGGAGATAATGGAATATTTAAGAAAGATCTGAGCAATCACTGGTCTCGATGTAAAACGAGGAGATATCGACAGAACGAGCGCACAATACGCAGAAGAAGTATTTTGAAAATTTGGTGCGGATGCTGTTACTCTAAATCCCTATATGGGGCAGGATGTCGTAATCCCATTTATAGAGAGATATCCAGATAAGTGACTATTCTTACTGGGGAGAACATCAAATGAACACGCGAGAGATATCCAGGACCTGGAATTAAAAGATGGCAGAAAAGTATATGAAGAAGTTGTTCGTATGATGTCTCATGAGTGGAACACAAATGGGCAAATAGGTATCGTAGCAGGAGCTACATTCCCAGAGGAATTGGCGAATATTCGAAGCATAGTAGGGGATAGGGTCAATCTTCTCGTACCTGGAATAGGCACTCAGGGTTGAAGTATCGCAAATGTCGTACCAGCCGCTCAGAATTCACAATGAGCATGATGCGTTATCAGTTCATCCAGTGCTGTTATGTTCCCAAAAAAACCAGGAGAAACTCCTGCGATTGTTGCCAGGGCAACTCGGGACGAAATTAACAAATACAGAAGAAAGGCAGCATAG